One Salmo trutta chromosome 12, fSalTru1.1, whole genome shotgun sequence genomic region harbors:
- the LOC115204262 gene encoding peptidyl-prolyl cis-trans isomerase FKBP2 codes for MRFCLLFVVTLVSLAPAVRGGDKKKLQIGIKKRVDNCPIKSRKGDVLNMHYIGKLEDGTEFDSSIPRNQPFTFTLGTGQVIKGWDQGLLGMCEGEKRKLVIPSELGYGDRGAPPKIPGGATLIFEVELLGIERRSDL; via the exons ATGAGGTTTTGTCTGCTGTTTGTGGTCACTCTGGTGTCCCTGGCTCCGGCAGTTCGCGGGGGCGACAAAAAGAAGCTCCAAATTGGTATCAAGAAAAGAGTTGACAACTGCCCCATTAAGTCCCGTAAAGGGGATGTGCTGAACATGCACTACATC GGAAAGCTGGAGGATGGAACAGAGTTTGACAGCAGCATTCCAAGGAACCAGCCTTTCACCTTTACTCTGGGAACTGGACAAGTTATCAAAGGCTGGGACCAGGGCCTGCTCGG AAtgtgtgagggagagaagaggaaactgGTCATCCCTTCAGAGCTCG GATACGGAGACAGAGGAGCACCTCCTAAGATTCCAG GTGGTGCCACTCTCATTTTTGAAGTGGAACTACTTGGCATCGAGAGGAGGTCTGACTTATAG
- the LOC115204263 gene encoding protein phosphatase 1 regulatory subunit 14B, producing the protein MATLTSQDSTAQARVYFQTPPGTEDSEVVQKQGRVTVKYDRKELRKRLNLEEWIIEQLTDLYDCEEEEIPELEIDVDELLDMPTDGDRASRVKGLLVDCYKPTDDFVTALLEKVKGLQKLSTPPKKNEKSSP; encoded by the exons ATGGCGACGTTAACAAGCCAGGACTCAACCGCTCAAGCGCGGGTTTATTTCCAAACGCCTCCCGGTACCGAGGATTCAGAAGTCGTCCAGAAGCAAGGCCGGGTAACCGTGAAATACGATAGAAAAGAGCTGAGGAAGCGACTCAATTTGGAGGAGTGGATAATTGAGCAGTTAACGGATTTATACGACTGTGAG GAGGAGGAGATTCCAGAGTTGGAGATTGATGTGGATGAGCTGTTGGATATGCCCACTGATGGAGACCGGGCATCCAGGGTCAAG GGTTTGCTGGTTGACTGTTACAAACCTACAGAT GACTTTGTCACGGCTCTCCTAGAGAAAGTTAAAGGTCTGCAGAAACTCAGCACTCCACCCAAAAAGAATGAAAAATCTTCTCCATAG